cccgtataaggtgttatatcaggtgtgtgatactacctatattatagccagctgtgcagatgaaaggatccagcgatcctttcatgtgaacatgctgaaggagtatcaggagaggccagaggatatcgctgcagtgtgtgcccctgctgcagacgacccagagaatttacccctgcccgacttattagagaaggacccccagactgacctcactagtcttgtgcagctaggggaccggttaaatCCTACCGAgaaggtacaggcaagacagctcctgtgggagaagcaggcgacgttctcccaagagcccggctacactactctagctgtacataaggtagagacccctggacagaGTCCCCTGCGACAGCCCCCCTACCGTATCcctgaagcagtccgagaaggaatgcggaaggagatacaggagatggctcggatgggagtcatcgagcactccgatagtccttgggcttcacctgtagtcctggtacctaagaaagatgggaccacccggttctgtgtggactacaggcggctcaacgaaaggaccaccactgacgcttacCCAATGCCCCGTGTAgatgaattactagaccgtattgctaggggacgctatctgaccaccatagacctgtgtaaaggctattggcagattcccctggccgaggatgctatccccaagtcggcattcgtcaccccattcggcctgtaccagttcaaggtcatgccttttgggatgaagaatgctccggctaccttccagcgtatggtggatagactcctcgatggcttccaggaatttgcttgtgcatacctggatgacattgcggtttacagtgagtcctgggaagaacacctaatccatgtaggggtggctctggacaagattcgggccgctggcctgaccttgaaaccagacaagtgccatctaggtatggctgaagtacagtacttgggtcaccgagagggatgtgggagccagagaccggagccagccaaggtagaggctgtggctaactggcccacacctatcactaagacccaagtgctagccttcctggggacggccggttaTTACCGATGTTTTGTcccggactacagtactatcgccaagcccctgactgacctgactaaaaagaacctccccaaacaggtcctgtggtctccagcttgtgaagccgcgtttcaggcactgaagcaggctcttgtgaatgcccctgtcttggctgccccagtccctaacaaacgttttctcattcatacagatgcttccatgtatggactgggggctgtgctgagccaagtcggggaggatggaggagagcaccctgtcacatacctaagcagaaagttgttacctcgggaagtaagctatgcggcagtagagaaggaatgtttagccctggtctgggcactgaagaagttgaacccttatctatacggacaagaattctctctcataacggaccacaatcccttagtctggcttaaccgggtctcaggagacaatggtagatttctgcggtggagtttagccctccaaccctataacttcaccatcagctaccggcccggtaagctaaacgggaatgcagatggattgtcccggcaaactgacatgcctaccaccctagtccggtcatccccatgttgacccaccaaagggtcaagccgggtctgccggagtgttccaccagGAGGGAgtcatgtgacagacccttctgtcagtactgaaagagttaactttattcagctttaagaagctattttctaaagacaaggttgctagcctcagctattgtgtactgtaattaagtttagtgataaacattcacattgtttagtcACATCCAGaaagcagacgcccaagtgataagaggggctcaattgtgtcttgtgtttaacttgcttatctgcttaagtaatgtaattctattgtggcatgtcaaagggcgttttccctctatctaatgtacaatattctttcaaccccccatctggggtcagacctgcataaatactgggcatatagccttcaataaagttcattctgttttaaccttcaatgtggggcctggtctcatgtttgaggggggtattggctgggttgtgagttgctgatcccatattcaggacatcgttcatctggtattaacccttggtatccgggttatactGTAACAGAGCGCAACCTGACAGGCTCAAAAGTttccttctagcgcaattagagctCTAGCAAAAGCGATAAATAGCACTAGTAATCTGACCCTTATtgtgtgcagactttatgtaatgcagcacttaattactgatatatactgtgcatatataaacatttattgtgtgtgcagaccttatgtaatgcagcacttaattactgatatatactgtgcatatataaacatttattgtgtgtgcagaccttatgtaatgcagcatttaattactgatatatactgtgcatatataaacatttattgtgtgtgcagaccttatgtaatgcagcgcttaattactgatatatactgtgcatatataaacatttattgtgtgtgcagaacttttgtaatgcagcacttaattactgatatatactgtgcatatataaacatttattgtgtgtgcagaccttatgtaatgctgcacgtaattactgatatatactgtgcatatataaacatttattgtgtgtgcagaccttatgtaatgcagcacttaattactgatatatactgtgcatatataaacatttattgtgtgtgcagatcttttgtaatgcagcacttaattactgatatatactgtgcatatatcaacatttattgtgtgtgcagagctTATGTAATggagcacttaattactgatgtatACAGTGACAttcaattactgatatatacatgtacacacacacacacaaatacacattcatatgcaggcactcacacacacatacacacacattcatacacaggcactcacatatACAAAGacagaaacacacaaatacacattcatacacaggcactaacacatacatatacagatatatatatatacacacatgtacagactcacacatacacaggcacttaAAAATTAGAGGATTCTTGTGCGTTAAAACGTCAGACTCTAAACAAGACTGaaacgcacacacacaaatacatagtcATACACAGGcactcacacatacatagacaGAAACTCACACACGTATAGGCGGACACATGtacagactcacacatacacaggcacttaTAGAGGATTCTTGTGCGATAAAACGTCAGACTCTAAACATCCACCTCTTCCTTATGAACAATACTATATTACtaataaaatcatacagaaaaataTGAGCACCAGTTTAAAGCAAGGATTCAGCAGTAAAACAGGTTTTATTCTATCACATAAGAGAGTTCCTTTTTTAATACAGATGTTTTTATTCTATGGAGTTAGAAAGACTATCACAATTAAAATCTCTCTATGTGGGACGTCTCCCATAGAGGTCTCTAGACAGTTATAATATACACCCCAATTCCTAAGCGTATCACCTTGGGCAAAAGCGTGCCACCCTTGCCCTGGTGTGTTAGCTACATCACCATATTGTATTGTTTAGTGTTTCACGATACTCTCACATCACACACCTCTCCCATACACTAATTAACTAACAGAAAAACGTATGTAACCGTTGACCTTGTTCCTTATGGGTTCTCTGTGTAACCTCTTGTGTCTCATTCCCTTTCAGGGGACGTTTTTATTCTGGTCTTCAGCATAGACAATCTTGACTCGTTCGATGAAGTTAAAAGACTGAGAAAGCAGATCTTGGAGGTTAAGTCCTGTGTGAAGAATAAGACCAAAGAAACAGGAGAATTCCCCATGATGATCTGCGGCAACAAGTGCGATTGTGGTGAACAACACCGCAAAGTGCGATCTGAAGAGGTGGAGAGGTTGGTGTCAGGAGATGACAACTGTGCGTACTTTGAGGTCTCAGCTAAAAAGAATTCCAATGTGGACAAAATGTTTCAAATTCTGTTCAGTATGGCCAAGCTTCCCAATGAGATGAGCCCTGCCCTGCACCGCAAGATCTCTGTACAGTATGGGGACACCTTTCATCAGAAGTCCTTCAGAATGAGGAGGCTGAAGGAGATGGATGCCTACGGCATGGTCTCCCCTTCTGCTAGACGCCCCAGTGTCAATAGTGATTTAAAGTACATCAAGGCCAAAGTACTGGGTGAAGGGCAGACACGGGACAGGGAGAAGTGTAGTATCCAGTGAGAGGCTACACACAAAAAAGGGAATGTGACATGCTTTTGAGATACAATCAGACAGATATGGAATTCAGTTCATGGAAGTCAAGTCCGGCTGGAGATGGACTCTTTTGTTGGAATAAAGTACCTTTGTAAAATCTGACACATCCATTCCACATTCAGTTGGCTGACTTGAGAGTTTATCCTCATCACCACTAGATCTTGGCTACCAATTCTGTTAGAGAAATTAATGTCTCATTTAAAATGATAACAATGTCTTCTAATGATATATGTTTAATTGTTAGATTGATACAGCTGTCAAATAAGGAGCTCAGTGTATCCCCAAGGAGACATCAAAGCAAGATGATTGCTGGTGTGATGGGACCTGCTTTGCTTGGTCTTCAAGGTGTTGATAAGATCAATGTGTATAAAGGTTTCCTCTGTTGAGTGGACATTAGTTTTCTCTTTGAATGTATATACTGACCACAGGAAAGCTTAGGTAAACACCACAAGAACATAAGTATAATATATTAGACCGTGGCATGTGTAGTGACTATAGGAGAAGATCACTTCAATTAAACAGTGTTTATGTCTTGATCTACACAATTGTGTGAGACGTCTTTGAAGGGACAGTCTCATCAATATATGTGACCTCCTAACAAATACATGAACCGTTTAACCTCTCGCTGGTATGTGATCCAGCTCTTTGTTATCAGTATTCAGAATGTAAACTGTCACCATGTAATGTGGATCAGGTCAATTTTCATGTTGTaactttaataataaaat
The nucleotide sequence above comes from Bombina bombina isolate aBomBom1 chromosome 7, aBomBom1.pri, whole genome shotgun sequence. Encoded proteins:
- the LOC128635972 gene encoding GTP-binding protein Rhes codes for the protein MMKTLSAGNCTLNVPAKNSYRMVVLGASRVGKSAIVSRFLNGRFEDQYTPTIEDFHRKLYNIRGEMYQLDILDTSGNHPFPAMRRLSILTGDVFILVFSIDNLDSFDEVKRLRKQILEVKSCVKNKTKETGEFPMMICGNKCDCGEQHRKVRSEEVERLVSGDDNCAYFEVSAKKNSNVDKMFQILFSMAKLPNEMSPALHRKISVQYGDTFHQKSFRMRRLKEMDAYGMVSPSARRPSVNSDLKYIKAKVLGEGQTRDREKCSIQ